One window from the genome of Alkalihalobacillus sp. LMS6 encodes:
- a CDS encoding SRPBCC family protein, translated as MRVHILKREQHLNITLDQAWEFFSSAKNLQAITPSYMNFTITNDPGKTIYTGQLITYKVSPLLSIPLTWVTEITQVEDQSYFIDEQRFGPFKLWHHQHLFSETEEGVTMVDIVHYSLPFSFLGEIARRLMVKNRLEEIFDYRYATLEKEFNEK; from the coding sequence ATGCGAGTACACATATTAAAACGCGAACAGCATTTGAACATAACGCTTGATCAAGCCTGGGAATTTTTCTCTAGTGCTAAAAATCTTCAAGCGATTACGCCTAGCTATATGAATTTTACAATTACAAACGATCCCGGAAAAACGATTTATACTGGCCAATTGATTACTTATAAAGTGAGCCCTCTTTTATCAATTCCCCTAACTTGGGTAACGGAGATTACACAAGTTGAAGATCAGTCTTACTTTATTGATGAGCAGCGTTTTGGTCCTTTTAAGCTTTGGCATCATCAGCACCTTTTTTCAGAAACAGAAGAAGGAGTCACTATGGTTGACATTGTTCACTATAGCCTACCCTTTTCATTTCTTGGGGAAATCGCTCGTCGTTTAATGGTAAAGAACCGGTTAGAAGAGATTTTTGACTATAGGTATGCGACGTTAGAAAAAGAGTTTAACGAAAAATAG
- a CDS encoding CtsR family transcriptional regulator, protein MSNITDLIEQYLKMTLTRSGKELLEIKRSELAKQFQCVPSQINYVISTRFTLEKGYVVESKRGGGGYIRITKVESHEDAALFDHMQQLIGLKIDQQTAQNIVFRLFEEDAITKREAKLMSSILERELYKSTIEHRDEIRANLLKAMIETLKYTENR, encoded by the coding sequence ATGAGCAATATAACGGACTTAATTGAACAATATTTAAAAATGACATTGACTCGTAGTGGCAAAGAGCTGCTGGAAATAAAGCGAAGCGAGCTTGCAAAACAGTTTCAATGTGTACCTTCGCAGATCAATTATGTGATTAGTACACGCTTTACTTTGGAAAAAGGCTATGTAGTGGAAAGTAAGCGTGGTGGTGGCGGCTATATACGGATAACAAAAGTAGAGTCCCATGAAGACGCCGCTTTATTTGATCATATGCAACAGTTAATTGGCTTGAAAATTGATCAACAAACAGCTCAAAATATTGTTTTTCGTCTCTTTGAAGAAGACGCCATAACAAAACGTGAAGCGAAGCTAATGTCTAGTATTTTAGAAAGAGAGCTTTATAAGTCGACCATTGAACATCGAGATGAAATACGAGCAAATCTTTTAAAAGCGATGATTGAGACGCTTAAGTATACAGAAAATCGGTAA
- a CDS encoding UvrB/UvrC motif-containing protein encodes MRQATLHFTKIVNGKKTEMHVCEHCAREKGEAIPGSDSFSIHHLFSGLFNTEDNGSSQRDTNEKAALKCPNCGLSYEKFLHVGRFGCATCYDTFSNKLSSVFRRVHGGNNKHSGKIPKRIGESIQIEQRIEEMRATLNEHIQKEEFEKAAELRDEIRALSKRKDRPKEGGEDE; translated from the coding sequence GTGCGACAAGCGACATTGCATTTCACAAAAATTGTTAATGGAAAGAAAACAGAGATGCATGTATGTGAACACTGCGCAAGAGAAAAAGGCGAGGCTATACCGGGAAGTGACAGTTTCTCTATCCACCACCTTTTTTCTGGCCTATTTAATACAGAGGACAATGGCTCTTCGCAGAGAGATACAAATGAAAAAGCTGCATTAAAATGTCCTAATTGTGGACTAAGCTATGAAAAATTTCTTCACGTTGGTCGCTTTGGTTGTGCGACTTGTTATGATACATTTTCAAACAAACTCTCCTCAGTTTTTCGCAGAGTACATGGTGGAAATAATAAGCATAGCGGGAAAATCCCAAAACGAATTGGTGAATCAATTCAAATCGAGCAACGAATTGAAGAAATGCGAGCAACCTTAAATGAACATATTCAAAAAGAAGAATTTGAAAAGGCTGCAGAACTTCGAGATGAAATTAGGGCATTGTCGAAGCGGAAAGACCGCCCTAAAGAGGGAGGGGAAGACGAGTGA
- a CDS encoding protein arginine kinase has translation MSLNQFLEHAISPWMKKDGVESDIVLSSRIRLARNMNAFSFPLLSSKEEAYTVTQYVKEALASTQSNALGNAEMLTMDEMKTNDKRMLVEKHLISPHLAERSKHGAVLLSKDESVSIMVNEEDHLRIQVLTSGFDLEHGFQAASSLDDWMESHLTYAYDKQYGYLTSCPTNVGTGMRASVMMHLPALAITQQLQRILPAINQLGLVVRGIYGEGSEALGNLFQISNQMTLGKSEQDIIDELQGVVKQLIQQERSARGSLLDHSYLKLMDRVHRSLGILSHSYVIDSKEATRRLSDVRLGIDLGLIEGISASILNELMIVTQPGFLQRYAETVLSPDQRDERRATLIRERLKLEDNNE, from the coding sequence GTGAGTTTAAATCAATTCTTAGAGCATGCGATTAGTCCTTGGATGAAAAAAGACGGGGTCGAATCGGATATTGTTTTAAGTAGCCGAATAAGATTAGCAAGAAACATGAACGCGTTCTCCTTCCCGCTTTTATCATCAAAAGAAGAAGCCTATACAGTTACTCAGTACGTGAAAGAAGCGTTAGCATCGACACAAAGCAATGCACTTGGAAATGCAGAAATGTTAACAATGGATGAAATGAAAACAAATGATAAACGAATGCTTGTAGAAAAACATCTCATTAGTCCACATTTAGCAGAGCGGTCTAAGCATGGCGCGGTTTTATTAAGTAAAGACGAGTCTGTAAGTATTATGGTGAATGAAGAAGATCATCTTCGTATACAAGTTCTAACATCAGGGTTTGACCTTGAACATGGGTTTCAAGCTGCAAGTTCTTTAGATGATTGGATGGAGTCTCACCTTACTTATGCATACGATAAACAGTATGGGTACCTAACTAGTTGTCCGACAAATGTTGGTACAGGGATGCGTGCATCGGTCATGATGCATTTACCTGCTCTCGCCATTACCCAGCAATTACAACGTATCTTGCCAGCAATTAATCAATTGGGTCTCGTTGTTAGAGGAATTTATGGAGAAGGTAGCGAAGCATTAGGGAATTTATTTCAAATCTCAAATCAAATGACGCTAGGTAAATCAGAACAAGATATTATTGATGAACTTCAAGGCGTTGTGAAGCAACTGATTCAACAAGAGCGGTCAGCCCGTGGTTCATTACTCGATCATTCATATTTGAAACTTATGGATCGTGTCCACAGATCGCTTGGAATCCTTTCCCATAGTTATGTGATTGATTCAAAAGAAGCGACAAGACGTTTATCTGACGTCAGATTGGGAATTGATTTAGGATTAATTGAAGGGATTTCAGCTAGTATCTTAAATGAATTAATGATTGTGACCCAGCCTGGATTTTTACAAAGATATGCTGAAACAGTCTTATCGCCTGATCAACGAGACGAGAGGCGAGCGACATTAATTAGAGAACGATTAAAATTAGAAGACAATAACGAGTAA